Genomic segment of Deltaproteobacteria bacterium:
GATCGTCGGCTAGACCGGCCTGCCCGACTGCCTGCAAGGCCTTCTGGACCTTGCGCAGCTGCCCTGGGATGGGAATGTGGACGGCCTCATCCAAACTGAAGCCGCCTGGCACGCCGAGCCTGCTGACCACCGCATCCGTTCCCACCCGCAGGGCCTCTTTCAGCCCCTCGCTCATTTCGGCCTGGGTCAATCCGCCCGAACCTGGCCCGAGCATGTCCAGCCCTCGCTGGATCAGTGGATTCTGGGCTCCGACGGATGAAGCGAGAATCAGGACGGCCAGGGTGGTCAGGACGAAAACACATTTGGAATGTCTCATGAAACCCTCCAAGATTCAGGTGTTGGCTTTCGGCCCCGTCTATGGAAAGAGTTGAAGGACATCAAGATGGCAATGGGGTCAATGATCAGCAGCCAGCTTTACCTCGTGCGCGGTAGCCTTGACTCTTTCCGATCGAAAGCCGACGAAAAATTCGAACCATCTCTCAAGAAGTCACGACAACAGGAGAGAAACATCATGCGGTACGAATCATCGTTCAAAATCGGCGGCTGGCCCCTGCTGTCCATCGCAACAGGTCCGGACCGGAAAAGAGCAGGTACCCGGGGAGTGGCCAAAGGCATCATTGCCGTGGGCGACTTGGCCGTGGGTGTCGTGGCCGTCGGAGGTGCTGCCTTCGGCGTCGTGGCCCTGGGCGGACTCTCTGTCGGACTGGTGACCTTGGGAGGCATTGCGGTCGGAGGGCTGGCCGTGGGAGGCTGGGCCATTGGCGGCTGCGCCATCGGGTATAATGCCCTCGGCGGATTCGCTCTGGGCTATTTCAGCAAAGGCGGACTGGCCATCGGCATCCACCCCGCCGGCGGGTTGGCCATCCCACTGAACTGAGGGTCTCTCGTGCGCTTCGTTCCCCACTGGTTCATCATGCTGGCCCTGATTCTGACCGCCTTGGGCATCGCATTGGCCATCATGGTTCCGTGGCTAGTCAAATGAACTCGGACGGCATCCGGAGTGTTCCTACTGGCCCTCCTCCGGCTTTGATCCGCATCATTGGAGTCTTTGAAGTCTCTCGATATCCTTTTGAAACCGGCAGACTTCATAGTACAGAGAGGGCATACGGCGATTTGTGCCGCATGCCCTCTCTGCATAAGCTTTTTCGACCGCGTGGAGCTGTTCCTACTCCTTCATTACCGGGCAGGAGCCACAACCGAACAGATTGTTGAATCGACCTTTGTTTGAACGGACAAAAATTGATTTTTTTATTTTCTCAGCGAGTTCAGCATGGCTTCCGCATGCGGGGCATGGCTGAAAATCAGAGCCAGACGGGAGCAGGGATAATCCTCACATTGGGCGCAGGTCTCGACATTTCGCTCGACGGCGCATTTTCTTACTTCGCACATATTCTCGCAATAATGCACCTTCACACCGGATGAGTGGCACCCCGTACAATTGATGTATTCTGGAAGAATCTGGACTTTGTAAGCCTCCGTCCATTGATTTGCCACTTTTTTCCGCAGAATATCATCATCGGTTGCCGTCGCGATGAACGCCTCGCATGTGCCGCAATCGATCCCACAAAAAGCGATCATGTCACACCTCCTTTGATTGGCTTTTTTCGTTATTGAAAATTCTTTTCCAGGCACAGACGGCCATGCATGTCGAGGTCAATAGCCTGTAATTTCGATTAACCATCTCACATCCTCTCATACACCGCCTGGCCCCCAACCACAGTCATATCCACGAAATCATCCCAACCTGAGACCTCCAAGCCTTCAATGGTCAGGGGATGCTCAATCATGAAACGATCCGAGGCCACCTCCCGCAAGTCGATATTGAAGAGCACAAGGTCGGCCAACTTTCCGATCTCTATAGATCCGATACGGTCCTCAAGCATTAGGGCCCGGGCCGAGCCCATGGTGTAATGGCCCAAGGCGTCCTCGATCCCAATCTTCTGCTCCGGTCCCCAGGCATCCGAGAACTCGTGGTTCAGACGATGCACGGCCACAAACAGCCCGTACATGGGGTTCAAAGGCCCAGCGGCCCAGTCACTGCCGAAGGAGAGATCAACCCCGACGTCCTGCAGGGATTTCCAGGGGTCGTAGCGCTGAACACGGTCGAACCCCAGGCGGATTTCGCCGTTGGCGTTCCCGAAAAATTGGGCAGGCTGCATGGCCGCGAGTACGCCCAGACGGGCCAAGCGCGGCAAGTCCTCGGTCGGTTCGGGCAACTCGCAATGCTCAAGCCTGTGTCTGGCGTTGCGCGGACCGTTGATCTCGGCCGCATTCTCATAGGCATTCAGTACCCGACGGATTCCCCCGTCCCCGATGGCGTGGGTGCAGCATTGCAGGCCCATGCCGTCCAGCAGGGCCACGACATGATTGAAATTCTCCTGGGTCCATGTGGCCTCGCCGC
This window contains:
- a CDS encoding DUF3795 domain-containing protein codes for the protein MIAFCGIDCGTCEAFIATATDDDILRKKVANQWTEAYKVQILPEYINCTGCHSSGVKVHYCENMCEVRKCAVERNVETCAQCEDYPCSRLALIFSHAPHAEAMLNSLRK